Genomic DNA from Bacillus kexueae:
TTGGTTCATAAAGCATAAAGCTTGTTTCAATATCCAGCTGCCTGTTTAGCTCGAGAAAGGCTTCAGCATCTGAACTAGTAATCTCTCGAATAAGCAATACTATCCCTCCTTTTAACAATTTTTTTATCGTGGATCGGCTTTCTATTTATGATTGTTTGAAGGCTTGCTTCTTCACCCATTCATCTAAACCTTCTTTAAATACATAAACACTTCCGCTGATTTTTATGTGAGGAATATCCGGATATTCTTCTAAGAAAGACTTCGAGTCGGTCTTTTTAATTCCAAGGTAAACATGTAGATCCTTTTCTGGAATCAAAAGTTCTTCTCTTTCTTCTCCAAATGAAGAAAACAAGCTATACCCCGGGTTTTGAAAATTATTTAGCCCTTCACCGATGAAATAACCTGCTGCGGCAATACCAATTCCAATCCAAACTAATCCCATATTATGCACTTCCTTTCTAGCATGAATCTACGTTTTTAGCCGTTTAAAAGTTTCATATATTTTACCAATAAACGAATGGATTTTATCGATGAAAGTTTCACTAGTGTAGAAAATCTTGCATAAATCAACCAAATACTGATATAACCCATTAATGCGGAGTTCAGCCCGATATCGGAAAAAAGAGAAAAATTACTACGAAAACCATTAGTAAGGCTAACTTCAATAGCTAAGCCTACATGAAAGTGTATTAACTTACAGACAAGAACGTTATCATTAACGTAAACCCGAGAAACTGATAAAATTCTTATTTCGGAGCTTCT
This window encodes:
- a CDS encoding DNA-binding protein, which encodes MGLVWIGIGIAAAGYFIGEGLNNFQNPGYSLFSSFGEEREELLIPEKDLHVYLGIKKTDSKSFLEEYPDIPHIKISGSVYVFKEGLDEWVKKQAFKQS